One Panicum virgatum strain AP13 chromosome 3N, P.virgatum_v5, whole genome shotgun sequence DNA segment encodes these proteins:
- the LOC120666731 gene encoding kinesin-like protein KIN-12F isoform X5, translating to MVRDLAAPRRTPARAASASEAGNDENAPGDASDVAAVAADPGAASRPPLLAIQPPASGLKRKPESPAPTPSKLPFRTPEKAAARSRFGWVPPRGEELPPRAGAGATAFSGSAMTTPRAHRGKAPVPAASEGGSTQSTPTKSVTKPAYGIGTSGSRPPMSGGGPRVAGLGTGFSTSGRGAPLSLGPATVVNSAEVPHFELREDPSFWMDNNVQVVIRVRPLNNNEKNLHSYIRCLKQESAQSITWIGHPETRFTFDHVACETVDQEVLFRVAGLPMVENCMAGYNSCVFAYGQTGSGKTYTMLGEISDLEVRPSPDRGMTPHIFEFLFARIRAEEESRRDEKLKYSCKCSFLEIYNEQITDLLDPSSSNLQLREDIRKEVYVENLTEFEVGCVSDIIKLLMQGSANRKVASTNMNRESSRSHSVFTCIIESRWEKDSASNLRFARLNLVDLAGSERQRTSGAEGERLKEAANINKSLSTLGLVIMNLVDLAHGKQRHVPYRDSRLTFLLQDSLGGNSKTMIIANVSPSVCSANETLSTLKFAQRARLIQNNAVVNEDASGDVLALQHQIRLLKEELAIFKRQHVTRSLSFTADIFGGDVNDGSVYDKNDNDANNRSSLKDLQIPNKQLKSLEGALAGALRRESAAENTIRELELEIEQLNELVRQREHDARSAKMMLKFRDEKIHRMDALVNKKLPAESYLLEENKTLSQEIDLLKERQDKNPEVTRFALENIRLSSQLKRSQEFFDEGERELLLNEIAELRNQVSQILEARIKTEQQNIFPAKSKDSQQHCIGLKSDTEIVNMDMELKRTSQELEACRGDLQACLESNRKLTREMADLEKELNSLKILKEEQPRVFENSSPWHQFDSDTSAKMEDCFDETLKRMDEQLNLQLELDVIKTILVEERTSRAEVEEKIACLGDELQSANVHFLQACKRNEALARELNGSGFVIEALESQEIMLINELDELKNNYQQSIELLEKRDMEISRLNNELDILRRQEYLTKEEPKTQLLKCYDNEDSPLQTKLKRMQASLEKVRNLNTMYQRDQASHCSAEQEMDEVRRQVEVETAAVIVRLEEELKSVQQQLDASNKKDLLAKQSIDELQLEIMQLNDKLLEVLKKNESLSSVIEHKEKEIELLTDDWNRLAADIEINLADGNAALSEASDQVASISKSFSQRKWVEEQVQKMCRGISERDELLEELQNRLKEADNIKCDLDLKLMSLRGAMQAINEVHQQEKCDQEKEMYILRSKVSEQGHVNSQQLERIHRMELLLDESIETFVQKMVLEQNYVSLHREMEEEIHRLESQLDQSKSYLAHLSSQNQVKDQAIEKLKNEEFTILLRLMSEIVKANGIIRELGAGLNTLHSNLSISPEETTCQNSDMKLEDWVDLRKPEAFQPVEQQNIEVLCQLSKEMEFTVLGMKMMQSQMTKYLQEKENLKESQKTMKDLRSEVFKLNAEMIETERYYEARLKELEVKIQGNDASLISWNEEKEALEHEVSDAKLLVAQKSFESATLTAKFEEAQATISDADSTVKALVEVNEKAKHQAERYQEKEALFIAEKDVMLSEISRLKMLFDMKEQSYKLMERKFQSGLLEANEVALELEDSIRLLRNLLIEKLEFVSSDVEWMKEKLQQFAELARTWLEENWLEIIGKDCAISVLHLCHMGILLERITELNAENGFLQRGLCESNSLISKLREHNDKAKNELEMCSVLKGKLLLDINNSFSRIAKKEQEATKLNTRLDSFEKKILHLQAQEEAMVARSNSMYSELSILIEEIDATNRSALAAESKEKEELRHQLDEALVLNGMLKNKMLIELNLIQMNSSIPFVDIKGCSEFELCHWLADYRSDLVMTNMIAKDIESTVLASELKQHKLHLQEQRVIFTNILDGLMEESTLWKVDQDLENVAICILHEGNNSIRADLENLKQISKEAMENLHAMNEESIKLNFLIPSLESSIISFQTNLDTKNKALEELERSHATICRELEQTTEAINLSTTRENYFSSENEMLKQEILNILCKEQCISKLMANIEVDKSFLTIESRLQLITDHIYNYINEQINMVSKLSNELDIIQVSAEELSTQNSLLQSELVRKDELTKGLSFDLSLLQESSSVAKDQAAELMGLRKAIESLQQDLASKSLELDDVISDREQLEARISKSNNKVAALEEELVKKLDELNVVSMENAELKSQLQHIGEISYAMEELTDKRETNGRLEEELVELRGFIDERNICLQSLQNDFSKLSDEKQCCDTQLLILKEKLEMAQALAEESEAIATESRQIAEEQKAYAEGKDEEVKLLERSIEELENTVCALESKVDIVKEEAERQRMQREELEVELQKVRQQMLNVQTPNKCSGKSKSSMEDGMVDLADLSRHPTDIHNDLLCAQESIRILEKEVSEKESEIAQCKAHISELNIHAEAAAREYKQKLMELEAMAQQVKTDNSLAHTCSTRQEKISSKPRGSGSPFKCIGIGFVQQVNSEKDEELSAAKKRIVELEGIAASRQREALADNQKEMEPTESVIPQAQEIKEQSNELMKLKKQLDEFIEERQS from the exons ATGGTGCGGGAtctcgccgcgccccgccgaACTCCGGCGAGGGCCGCTTCCGCCTCGGAGGCCGGGAACGACGAGAACGCGCCGGGCGACGCCTCGGATGTGGCGGCCGTCGCCGCGGACCCCGGCGCGGCCTCCCGGCCCCCGCTGCTCGCCATCCAGCCGCCCGCGTCCGGCCTGAAGCGGAAGCCCGagtcgccggcgccgacgccctCCAAGCTCCCGTTCCGGACCCCCGAGAAGGCCGCCGCGCGGAGCCGGTTCGGGTGGGTCCCGCCCCGCGGCGAGGAGCTGCCGCCGCGGGCGGGCGCGGGGGCGACCGCATTCAGCGGCAGCGCGATGACCACACCCCGCGCGCATCGCGGCAAGGCGCCAGTGCCGGCGGCCTCGGAGGGCGGGTCCACGCAGAGCACGCCGACCAAGAGCGTGACAAAGCCGGCGTACGGCATTGGGACAAGCGGCTCGAGGCCGCCCatgagcggcggcgggcccaGGGTGGCAGGGTTGGGGACGGGTTTCTCGACGTCAGGGAGGGGGGCGCCGCTTTCACTTGGGCCAGCGACGGTGGTGAATTCCGCAGAGGTGCCTCATTTCGAGCTCCGGGAAGACCCCTCGTTCTGGATGGACAACAATGTGCAG GTTGTTATCCGTGTGCGCCCTCTAAATAATAACGAGAAGAACTTGCATAGTTACATTCGATGCTTGAAACAAGAAAGTGCCCAGAGCATCACATGGATTGGGCATCCGGAAACTCGTTTTACTTTTGACCATGTTGCTTGTGAAACAGTGGACCAG GAAGTGCTCTTTCGAGTTGCTGGTTTACCAATGGTTGAGAACTGTATGGCTGGATACAACAGCTGTGTTTTTGCCTATGGGCAG ACTGGAAGTGGAAAAACATATACAATGCTTGGTGAAATAAGTGATCTGGAAGTGAGGCCTAGTCCAGATCGAGGAATGACACCACACATTTTTGAGTTCTTGTTTGCTAGAATTAGAGCG GAAGAAGAGAGCAGGAGGGACGAGAAGCTCAAGTACAGTTGCAAGTGTTCTTTCCTGGAGATATATAATGAGCAAATTACAGATCTTCTAGATCCTTCTTCCTCTAATCTCCAA CTCCGAGAAGATATAAGGAAGGAAGTGTATGTTGAAAATTTGACTGAATTCGAAGTTGGCTGTGTCAGTGACATAATAAAACTGCTAATGCAG GGTTCTGCAAATAGGAAAGTGGCTTCTACAAATATGAATCGTGAGAGTAGCCGCTCCCACAGTGTTTTCACTTGTATCATTGAGAGTAGGTGGGAGAAAGATTCAGCATCTAACTTACGGTTTGCAAGATTAAATCTTGTTGACCTTGCTGGATCTGAAAG GCAGAGGACATCTGGTGCAGAAGGTGAGCGGCTGAAGGAAGCTGCTAATATCAACAAATCGTTATCAACACTTGG TCTTGTGATAATGAATTTAGTTGATCTTGCGCATGGGAAACAAAGGCATGTTCCTTATAGGGACTCAAGATTGACATTTCTTCTCCAG GATTCACTTGGAGGAAACTCAAAAACTATGATAATTGCAAATGTCAGCCCTTCAGTATG TTCTGCTAACGAAACACTTAGTACCCTAAAGTTTGCTCAGCGTGCAAGGCTCATTCAGAACAAT GCGGTTGTGAATGAAGATGCTTCCGGAGATGTGCTAGCTTTGCAACATCAGATACGTCTCCTAAAG GAAGAGCTTGCTATCTTCAAGCGTCAACATGTCACCAGATCGTTATCATTCACTGCTGATATTTTTGGAGGTGATGTTAATGATGGTAGTGTGTATGACAAGAATGATAATGATGCCAATAACAGAAGCTCTTTGAAAGATTTACAAATTCCAAATAAGCAG TTGAAATCACTGGAAGGAGCATTAGCAGGAGCATTACGGAGAGAATCAGCTGCAGAAAACACTATAAGGGAACTTGAACTTGAAATTGAGCAGTTGAATGAATTG GTTCGCCAGAGAGAGCATGATGCACGGTCTGCTAAGATGATGCTTAAGTTTCGAGATGAGAAGATTCATAGGATGGATGCTCTTGTGAACAAAAAATTGCCAGCAGAATCATATCTCCTGGAAGAAAACAAAACCTTGTCACAAGAAATTGACCTTCTCAAGGAAAGACAAGATAAAAATCCCGAAGTAACTCGCTTTGCGCTAGAAAATATTCGTCTCTCAAGCCAACTGAAGAG GTCCCAAGAGTTCTTCGATGAAGGGGAGAGGGAGCTCTTATTGAATGAAATTGCTGAACTTCGAAATCAG GTTTCACAGATACTTGAAGCAAGGATAAAAACTGAGCAACAAAATATCTTTCCTGCCAAATCCAAG GACAGCCAGCAGCATTGCATTGGTCTTAAAAGTGATACTGAAATTGTAAATATGGATATGGAG TTAAAAAGGACCAGCCAAGAATTAGAAGCATGTAGAGGTGACCTGCAAGCTTGCTTAGAATCAAACAGAAAACTAACAAG GGAAATGGCTGATCTTGAGAAAGAATTAAATTCTCTAAAAATCTTAAAGGAGGAACAGCCTAGGGTATTTGAG AATTCATCTCCGTGGCACCAATTTGATTCTGATACGTCTGCAAAGATGGAAGACTGTTTTGATGAGACTCTCAAAAGGATGGATGAGCAATTAAATCTGCAGCTGGAGTTGGATGTTATAAAAACAATTCTTGTAGAAGAGAGAACATCCCGTGCAGAAGTTGAGGAAAAAATAGCTTGTTTAGGTGATGAGCTGCAATCAGCAAATGTACATTTTCTCCAAGCATGTAAGCGGAATGAGGCCTTGGCAAGGGAACTGAATGGCTCAGGATTTGTTATTGAAGCTCTTGAATCACAGGAGATTATGTTGATAAATGAATTGGATGAGCTGAAGAATAATTATCAGCAAAGCATAGAGCTTTTGGAGAAGAGGGATATGGAGATCTCAAGGTTAAACAATGAGCTTGACATCCTCCGTAGACAGGAATACCTGACCAAAGAGGAACCCAAAACACAACTTCTGAAGTGTTATGATAATGAAGATTCACCTTTGCAGACAAAGCTGAAAAGAATGCAAGCTTCACTGGAGAAGGTACGAAACTTAAATACAATGTACCAAAGGGATCAGGCATCTCACTGTTCTGCTGAGCAAGAAATGGATGAAGTCCGCAGACAGGTGGAGGTTGAAACAGCTGCGGTGATTGTGCGCTTAGAGGAAGAGCTGAAATCAGTCCAACAGCAGCTAGATGCAAGCAACAAAAAAGATCTGTTAGCGAAACAAAGCATAGATGAACTTCAGCTAGAGATAATGCAGTTGAACGATAAGTTACTTGAGGTGTTGAAAAAGAATGAAAGCCTTTCTTCTGTGATTGAGcacaaagaaaaggaaattgAACTGTTGACCGATGACTGGAACAGGTTAGCTGCTGACATTGAAATCAACCTTGCGGATGGAAATGCAGCTCTAAGCGAAGCTTCTGATCAGGTTGCCTCTATCTCCAAGtctttttctcaaagaaaaTGGGTGGAGGAACAAGTCCAGAAGATGTGTCGTGGTATATCTGAAAGAGATGAGCTACTTGAAGAGCTTCAGAACAGATTGAAAGAGGCAGATAATATAAAATGTGATTTAGACTTGAAGTTAATGTCCTTAAGAGGAGCAATGCAGGCTATAAATGAAGTACACCAGCAGGAAAAAtgtgatcaagaaaaagaaatgtatATTTTAAGATCAAAAGTATCTGAACAAGGACATGTGAACAGTCAGCAACTAGAAAGAATTCACAGAATGGAGCTTTTATTGGATGAATCCATTGAAACATTTGTGCAGAAGATGGTTCTTGAACAAAACTATGTTTCTTTACATAGGGAGATGGAAGAAGAGATTCATCGGCTTGAGTCACAATTAGACCAGTCAAAGAGCTATTTAGCTCATTTGTCGAGTCAGAATCAGGTCAAGGACCAGGCTATTGAGAAGCTGAAAAATGAAGAGTTCACTATTTTGTTAAGACTGATGTCAGAAATTGTGAAGGCAAATGGTATTATACGTGAGCTTGGAGCCGGACTCAATACATTGCACTCAAACCTTTCTATCAGCCCAGAAGAGACCACTTGTCAAAATTCAGACATGAAATTGGAGGATTGG GTTGACCTTAGGAAACCTGAAGCCTTCCAACCTGTGGAGCAGCAAAATATTGAGGTTCTTTGCCAACTCAGTAAGGAAATGGAGTTTACAGTTCTAGGAATGAAGATGATGCAGTCTCAAATGACTAAATAtctgcaagaaaaagaaaatttgaaAGAGAGTCAAAAAACAATGAAAGACCTAAGGAGTGAGGTCTTTAAATTGAACGCAGAGATGATTGAAACAGAAAGATATTATGAAGCTAGACTGAAAGAGCTGGAGGTAAAGATACAAGGAAATGATGCATCACTTATTTCTTGGAATGAGGAAAAAGAG GCACTTGAGCATGAGGTTTCGGACGCAAAACTTCTTGTGGCCCAGAAATCTTTTGAGTCTGCTACACTTACTGCCAAGTTTGAAGAAGCGCAAGCAACTATAAGCGATGCAGATTCTACAGTGAAGGCGCTGGTTGAAGTGAATGAAAAGGCAAAACATCAAGCAGAAAGGTATCAGGAAAAGGAAGCTTTGTTTATTGCTGAAAAGGATGTCATGCTAAGTGAAATTAGTAGATTAAAGATGCTGTTTGATATGAAGGAACAAAGTTACAAGCTTATGGAAAGGAAATTCCAATCAGGCTTGCTTGAAGCAAATGAGGTAGCTCTTGAGCTGGAAGATAGCATTAGACTTTTACGGAATTTATTAATAGAGAAGCTTGAGTTTGTTTCTTCTGATGTTGAATGGATGAAGGAAAAGCTTCAGCAATTTGCAGAGTTGGCCAGAACATGGTTGGAGGAGAATTGGTTGGAGATAATTGGAAAAGATTGTGCTATTTCCGTGTTGCATCTCTGTCACATGGGGATTCTTTTGGAGAGAATCACTGAGCTGAATGCAGAAAATGGTTTCCTTCAACGTGGGCTCTGTGAATCTAATTCTTTGATATCTAAACTGCGGGAGCATAATGACAAAGCCAAGAATGAACTGGAAATGTGTAGTGTTCTCAAAGGAAAACTATTACTTGATATCAACAACAGTTTCAGTCGTATTGCAAAAAAGGAACAAGAAGCAACCAAATTGAACACAAGGTTAGATTCATTTGAGAAGAAGATTCTGCATTTGCAAGCACAAGAAGAAGCAATGGTGGCACGGTCAAATTCCATGTATAGTGAGCTCTCCATTTTGATTGAAGAGATTGATGCTACAAACAGGAGTGCCTTGGCAGCTGAAtccaaagaaaaggaagaactGCGCCACCAACTGGATGAAGCTTTGGTTCTCAATGGAATGTTGAAGAACAAAATGCTTATAGAATTGAATCTGATCCAAATGAATAGTTCCATACCTTTTGTTGACATTAAAGGTTGCAGTGAATTTGAGTTGTGCCATTGGCTTGCAGATTATCGAAGTGATTTGGTGATGACAAATATGATCGCAAAAGACATCGAGTCTACTGTTTTGGCTTCAGAACTGAAGCAACACAAACTACATCTGCAAGAACAAAGAGTTATATTTACAAACATCCTTGACGGACTGATGGAAGAATCAACTTTGTGGAAAGTGGACCAGGATTTGGAGAATGTTGCAATATGCATTTTACATGAGGGGAACAATTCCATTAGGGCTGATTTGGAGAACCTGAAGCAAATTAGTAAAGAAGCTATGGAAAATCTGCATGCCATGAATGAGGAAAGCATAAAACTTAATTTTTTAATTCCCTCCTTAGAATCTAGCATCATATCCTTTCAAACAAATTTAGATACAAAAAACAAAGCTTTGGAGGAGTTGGAACGCTCCCATGCAACCATATGTAGAGAGCTGGAACAGACAACCGAAGCCATTAATCTGAGCACTACAAGAGAAAATTATTTTAGCTCTGAGAATGAAATGTTGAAGCAGGAAATTTTGAATATTTTGTGCAAGGAACAGTGCATATCTAAATTGATGGCTAACATTGAGGTGGATAAGTCATTTCTCACCATTGAAAGCCGCTTGCAACTGATTACTGATCACATATACAATTACATTAATGAGCAAATAAACATGGTGAGCAAGTTATCCAATGAATTAGACATCATTCAGGTATCAGCTGAGGAGTTAAGTACCCAGAATTCTCTTCTCCAGTCTGAATTAGTAAGGAAAGATGAATTAACAAAGGGTTTATCATTTGATCTTAGCCTATTACAAGAGTCTTCATCTGTAGCAAAAGATCAAGCTGCTGAACTTATGGGGTTGAGAAAAGCAATAGAATCTTTACAGCAAGATCTTGCATCTAAATCGCTTGAACTTGATGATGTAATCTCTGATAGGGAACAATTAGAAGCTAGAATCTCGAAGAGTAATAACAAGGTTGCTGCCCTAGAGGAGGAACTGGTAAAAAAGCTTGATGAGCTAAACGTTGTTTCTATGGAGAATGCTGAACTGAAATCACAGCTCCAGCATATTGGAGAGATTAGTTATGCTATGGAGGAGTTAACTGATAAAAGAGAAACCAATGGAAGACTTGAAGAAGAGTTAGTTGAGTTGAGAGGGTTCATTGACGAGAGGAATATCTGTCTTCAGAGTTTGCAAAATGACTTCTCCAAACTCTCAGATGAAAAGCAATGCTGTGACACTCAGTTGCTTATCTTGAAAGAGAAGCTGGAGATGGCTCAGGCACTTGCTGAAGAAAGTGAAGCAATTGCTACAGAATCTCGGCAG ATAGCAGAGGAACAGAAGGCATATGCTGAAGGGAAGGATGAAGAAGTCAAGCTATTGGAGAGGTCGATTGAAGAACTTGAGAATACTGTGTGTGCTTTGGAAAGCAAA GTCGACATAGTAAAGGAAGAAGCAGAGAGGCAAAGAATGCAGCGAGAAGAACTAGAAGTGGAGCTGCAGAAAGTTAGGCAACAAATGCTTAATGTGCAGACACCCAACAAATGCTCTGGAAAATCTAAGAGCTCTATGGAAGATGGAATGGTCGATTTAGCCGACTTGTCCAG ACACCCAACAGATATTCATAATGATCTCCTCTGTGCTCAGGAGAGTATTAGAATACTTGAGAAGGAGGTTTCTGAAAAGGAGTCAGAG ATTGCTCAGTGCAAAGCACATATCTCAGAGTTAAATATTCATGCTGAGGCAGCAGCACGAGAATACAAGCAGAAG TTGATGGAGCTGGAGGCCATGGCACAACAGGTGAAGACCGACAATTCCTTGGCACATACCTGCTCCACAAGACAAGAAAAGATTAGCTCAAAACCTCGGGGTTCAGGTTCTCCATTTAAATGTATCGGCATTGGCTTTGTACAGCAAGTGAATTCTGAGAAAGATGAAGAGCTAAGTGCTGCAAAGAAACGTATTGTGGAACTTGAGGGTATAGCAGCTAGCCGACAAAGGGAG GCTCTAGCTGACAACCAGAAAGAGATGGAGCCGACTGAGTCGGTCATTCCTCAAGCACAGGAAATTAAAGAG CAGTCCAATGAGCTGATGAagttgaagaagcagcttgaTGAATTCATTGAAGAGAGACAGAG TTGA